A single Pseudomonas sp. MM223 DNA region contains:
- the htpX gene encoding Protease HtpX (*Name htpX), whose product MMRILLFVATNLAVVLVASITLSLFGFNGFMAANGVDLNLSSLLVFCAVFGFAGSLVSLFISKWMAKMTTGTQIISQPRTRHEQWLLQTVEELSREAGIKMPEVGIFPAYEANAFATGWNRNDALVAVSQGLLERFSPDEVRAVLAHEIGHVANGDMVTLALVQGVVNTFVMFFARIIGNFVDKVIFKNEEGQGIAYYVATIVAELILGILASMIVMWFSRRREYRADEAGAQLAGTSAMIGALQRLRVEQGLPVHMPDTMKAFGINGGLKHGLAGLLMSHPPLEDRIEALRRRG is encoded by the coding sequence ATGATGCGCATTCTGTTGTTTGTGGCCACCAACCTTGCGGTGGTGCTGGTTGCAAGCATTACCCTGAGCCTGTTCGGTTTCAACGGGTTCATGGCCGCCAACGGGGTCGACCTGAACCTCAGCAGCCTGCTGGTGTTCTGCGCCGTGTTCGGCTTTGCCGGCTCCCTTGTCTCGCTGTTCATCTCCAAGTGGATGGCGAAGATGACCACCGGCACCCAGATCATCAGCCAGCCGCGCACCCGCCACGAGCAGTGGCTGCTGCAAACGGTCGAAGAGCTGTCCCGTGAAGCGGGCATCAAAATGCCCGAGGTGGGTATTTTCCCGGCCTACGAGGCCAACGCTTTCGCCACCGGCTGGAACCGCAACGACGCACTGGTAGCCGTGTCCCAGGGCCTGCTGGAGCGTTTCTCGCCCGATGAAGTGCGGGCGGTGCTGGCCCACGAAATCGGCCACGTGGCCAACGGCGACATGGTCACCTTGGCGCTGGTACAAGGCGTGGTGAACACCTTCGTGATGTTCTTCGCACGTATCATCGGCAACTTCGTCGACAAGGTCATCTTCAAGAACGAAGAGGGCCAGGGCATTGCCTACTACGTGGCGACCATCGTTGCCGAGCTGATCCTGGGCATCCTGGCCAGCATGATCGTGATGTGGTTCTCGCGCCGCCGCGAATACCGCGCCGACGAAGCCGGTGCGCAACTGGCCGGTACTTCGGCCATGATCGGCGCCCTGCAGCGCCTGCGTGTGGAGCAAGGCCTGCCGGTGCACATGCCTGATACCATGAAAGCCTTCGGCATCAACGGCGGGCTCAAGCACGGCCTGGCCGGGCTGTTGATGAGCCACCCGCCGCTGGAAGACCGTATCGAGGCCCTGCGCCGCCGCGGTTGA
- the tpm gene encoding Thiopurine S-methyltransferase (*Name tpm) — protein MEPAFWHKRWADNQIGFHQGQVNPYLQAHWPALGLAPGSRVLVPLCGKSLDLAWLAGQGHSVLGVELSRRAVEDFFREHGLEAEVSQRGAFEVWRSGEVELWCGDFFALRAADIGACTGLYDRAALIALPPPMRADYRRLMSTVLPAKCRGLLVTLEYDQSLLDGPPFSVGDEEVRQGLAGWQVDELEVAELIQESPKFLQAGASSLLERVYRVSR, from the coding sequence ATGGAGCCAGCGTTCTGGCACAAGCGGTGGGCCGACAACCAGATCGGCTTTCACCAGGGGCAGGTTAATCCGTACCTGCAGGCGCACTGGCCGGCACTGGGCCTGGCGCCTGGCAGCCGCGTGCTGGTGCCACTGTGCGGCAAAAGCCTGGACCTGGCCTGGCTGGCCGGGCAGGGGCACAGCGTGTTGGGGGTAGAGCTGTCGCGGCGGGCGGTGGAGGATTTCTTCCGCGAGCATGGGCTTGAAGCCGAGGTTTCGCAGCGGGGTGCTTTTGAGGTGTGGCGCAGTGGTGAGGTTGAGCTGTGGTGCGGCGATTTCTTTGCATTGCGGGCAGCAGATATCGGCGCCTGCACGGGGCTTTATGACCGGGCGGCACTGATTGCGCTTCCGCCGCCGATGCGCGCGGATTACAGGCGGCTGATGTCGACGGTGCTGCCTGCGAAGTGCCGGGGGCTGTTGGTGACGCTGGAATATGACCAGTCGCTGCTGGATGGTCCGCCTTTTTCGGTAGGGGATGAAGAGGTACGGCAGGGGTTGGCCGGGTGGCAGGTGGATGAGCTTGAGGTTGCAGAGCTTATTCAGGAAAGCCCGAAGTTTTTGCAGGCCGGAGCCTCCAGCCTGTTGGAGCGGGTGTACCGGGTTAGCCGGTGA
- the ohrA gene encoding Organic hydroperoxide resistance protein OhrA (*Name ohrA): MQKVTPLYIAEATSTGGRDGKSKSSDGKLVVSLSTPKELGGAGGDGTNPEQMFAAGYSACFIGALKFVAGQEKKALPADASITAKVGIGQIPGGFGLDIDLHINLPGLAQADAEGLVEKAHKVCPYSNATRGNVDVRLHVSV, from the coding sequence ATGCAAAAGGTCACTCCGCTGTACATCGCAGAAGCTACCTCCACCGGTGGGCGCGACGGCAAATCCAAGTCCAGCGACGGCAAGCTGGTCGTCAGCCTCAGTACCCCCAAGGAACTGGGCGGCGCTGGCGGTGATGGCACCAACCCCGAGCAAATGTTCGCTGCCGGTTACTCGGCGTGTTTCATCGGCGCCCTCAAATTTGTAGCCGGGCAAGAGAAAAAAGCCCTGCCGGCAGATGCCTCGATCACCGCCAAGGTGGGCATTGGCCAGATTCCGGGCGGTTTCGGCCTGGACATCGACCTGCACATCAACCTGCCGGGCCTGGCCCAGGCCGATGCCGAAGGGCTGGTGGAAAAAGCGCACAAGGTCTGCCCTTACTCCAATGCCACCCGCGGCAATGTGGATGTGCGGTTGCATGTGTCCGTCTAA
- the ohrR gene encoding Organic hydroperoxide resistance transcriptional regulator (*Name ohrR), protein MNADTQASCDELLLDNQVCFALHSTSLLMTKVYKPLLQALGLTYPQYLAMLVLWERDDLTVGEISQHLLTDPGSLTPLLKRLESEGLLQRNRSREDERVVMVQLTDKGRALQQQAKEVPQCILKASGRSLEQLQQLQADLLNLRENLQKNL, encoded by the coding sequence ATGAACGCCGACACCCAAGCCTCCTGTGACGAGCTGCTGCTGGACAACCAGGTCTGCTTCGCCCTGCACTCCACCTCGTTGCTGATGACCAAAGTCTACAAACCGCTGCTGCAAGCCTTGGGCCTGACCTACCCGCAGTACTTGGCCATGCTCGTACTGTGGGAGCGTGACGACCTGACCGTGGGCGAAATCAGCCAGCACCTGCTGACCGACCCCGGCTCGCTCACACCGCTACTAAAGCGCCTGGAAAGCGAAGGCCTGCTACAGCGCAACCGCAGCCGGGAAGACGAACGGGTGGTAATGGTGCAACTGACCGACAAGGGCCGTGCCCTGCAACAGCAGGCCAAAGAGGTGCCGCAGTGCATCCTCAAGGCCAGCGGGCGCAGCCTGGAACAGTTGCAACAACTGCAGGCCGACCTACTGAACCTGCGCGAGAACCTGCAGAAAAACCTCTGA
- the ygiD gene encoding 4,5-DOPA dioxygenase extradiol (*Name ygiD), which yields MLPSLFISHGSPMLALHPGASGPALAGLANSLPRPKAIVVVSAHWESRELLVTSSAQPETWHDFYGFPPALYAVQYPAPGEPALAGQVSDLLKAAGLPARLDAQRPFDHGAWVPLSLMYPDAGIPVVQVSLPSHMGPALQVKVGQALAGLRDEGVLLIGSGSITHNLGELDWHAGPDVIEPWALAFRDWVVERLQEDDQPALLDYRKQAPHAMRNHPSDEHLLPLFFALGAGGKFGVVHQGFTLGALGMDIYRFD from the coding sequence ATGCTGCCCAGCCTGTTCATTTCCCATGGTTCCCCCATGCTCGCCTTGCACCCGGGCGCCAGCGGGCCGGCCTTGGCCGGGCTGGCCAACAGCCTGCCACGGCCCAAGGCCATCGTGGTGGTGTCGGCGCACTGGGAGAGCCGTGAACTGCTGGTGACCAGCAGCGCACAACCAGAAACCTGGCACGACTTCTACGGTTTTCCACCGGCGTTGTATGCGGTGCAGTACCCGGCGCCGGGCGAGCCTGCACTGGCAGGCCAAGTCAGTGACTTGTTGAAGGCTGCCGGCCTGCCAGCCCGGCTGGACGCTCAACGACCGTTCGACCACGGTGCCTGGGTGCCGCTTTCGCTGATGTACCCGGATGCGGGTATTCCGGTGGTGCAGGTTTCGCTGCCCAGCCACATGGGGCCAGCGCTGCAGGTGAAGGTGGGCCAGGCGCTGGCCGGGCTGCGTGATGAAGGTGTGCTGCTGATCGGATCGGGCAGCATCACCCATAACCTTGGCGAGCTGGACTGGCATGCCGGGCCGGATGTGATCGAGCCGTGGGCGCTGGCGTTCAGGGATTGGGTGGTGGAGCGACTGCAAGAGGATGACCAGCCGGCATTGCTGGATTACCGGAAGCAGGCGCCGCATGCCATGCGAAACCACCCCAGTGATGAGCATTTGCTGCCGCTGTTCTTTGCCCTGGGGGCCGGGGGCAAGTTTGGGGTGGTACACCAAGGCTTTACCTTGGGGGCACTGGGGATGGACATTTATCGGTTCGACTGA
- the dmlR_5 gene encoding HTH-type transcriptional regulator DmlR (*Name dmlR_5), producing MSPDTLTDQLSLFLDVLETGSFSAAARRHPLTPSAVARRIDNLENAVGSRLFTRSTHAVRATPAGNAFAERARRIIEELRLARAEAVSLSNAPEGLIRIDAPAAFGRRHLAPAIADFLVAYPGLDVQLRLIDSFVDLHGSHLGEVDLVLRAGPLADTRLVATPLAYMVRIACASPAYLASRGVPTCPSELPGHDGLDWDGLAPPFAWRFNVAGQTRLYRPARMRMAANNAETLLFGALAGLGVAHLPTWLISEYLLRGELVPLFCDGGLPEAETSGIYALRLEHETNSRSRLLLEFLKSRFSPIPPWDLALRSELRE from the coding sequence ATGAGCCCCGATACCCTCACCGACCAGTTGAGCCTGTTTCTTGATGTGCTGGAGACCGGCAGTTTTTCCGCCGCCGCCCGCCGCCATCCATTGACACCGTCCGCAGTGGCCCGGCGCATCGACAACCTGGAAAACGCCGTCGGTAGCCGCCTGTTCACCCGCAGCACCCACGCCGTGCGCGCCACACCCGCCGGCAATGCCTTTGCCGAACGGGCCAGGCGCATCATCGAGGAGCTGCGCCTGGCCCGGGCCGAGGCGGTATCGCTGAGCAATGCCCCCGAAGGCCTGATCCGCATCGACGCCCCCGCCGCGTTCGGCCGCCGCCACCTGGCCCCGGCCATCGCCGACTTCCTGGTGGCCTACCCAGGCCTGGACGTGCAACTGCGCCTTATCGACAGCTTCGTCGACCTGCATGGCAGCCACCTGGGCGAGGTCGACCTGGTGCTGCGCGCCGGCCCTCTGGCCGACACCCGGCTGGTCGCCACGCCACTGGCCTACATGGTGCGCATCGCCTGCGCCAGCCCCGCCTACCTGGCCAGCCGCGGCGTGCCCACCTGCCCCAGCGAACTGCCCGGGCACGACGGCCTGGACTGGGACGGCCTGGCACCGCCCTTCGCCTGGCGCTTCAACGTGGCCGGGCAAACCCGCCTGTACCGCCCCGCGCGCATGCGCATGGCCGCCAACAATGCCGAAACCTTGCTGTTCGGCGCCCTCGCCGGCTTGGGTGTTGCCCACCTGCCCACTTGGCTGATCAGTGAATACCTGCTGCGGGGCGAGCTGGTGCCGCTGTTTTGCGACGGCGGCCTGCCCGAAGCCGAGACCAGCGGCATTTATGCGCTGCGCCTTGAACATGAAACGAACTCTCGCAGCCGTTTGCTGCTCGAATTCCTCAAGAGCCGCTTCAGCCCGATTCCACCCTGGGATCTGGCCCTGCGCAGTGAACTGCGCGAGTAG
- the aroH gene encoding Phospho-2-dehydro-3-deoxyheptonate aldolase (*Name aroH) → MNQPWSPDSWRALPIQQQPTYPDAAHLLKVEQTLASYPPLVFAGEARELRRQFAEVTEGRAFLLQGGDCAESFAEFSAAKIRDTFKVLLQMAIVMTFAAGCPVVKVGRMAGQFAKPRSSGDETIGDITLPAYRGDIVNGIGFDAKSRIPDPERLLQAYHQATASLNLLRAFAQGGFADLHQVHKWNLDFIANSALADKYHQLANRIDETLAFMRACGLDSAPQLRETSFFTAHEALLLNYEEAFVRQDSLTGDYYDCSAHMLWIGDRTRQLDGAHVEFLRGVHNPIGVKVGPSMNPEELIRLIDTLNPANDPGRLNLIVRMGASKVGDHLPGLIRTVEREGRKVLWSSDPMHGNTIKASSGYKTRDFAQILDEVKQFFQVHQAEGSHAGGIHIEMTGQNVTECIGGARPITEDALSDRYHTHCDPRMNADQSLELAFLIAETLKQVRR, encoded by the coding sequence ATGAACCAACCGTGGAGCCCTGACAGCTGGCGCGCCCTGCCGATCCAGCAGCAACCGACCTACCCCGATGCCGCGCACCTGCTGAAGGTTGAACAGACCCTGGCCAGCTACCCACCGCTGGTGTTCGCGGGCGAGGCACGCGAGCTGCGCAGGCAGTTTGCCGAGGTCACCGAAGGCCGTGCCTTCCTGCTGCAGGGCGGCGATTGCGCCGAAAGCTTCGCCGAGTTCTCGGCGGCCAAAATCCGCGACACCTTCAAGGTGCTGCTGCAGATGGCCATTGTCATGACCTTTGCTGCCGGTTGCCCGGTGGTCAAGGTCGGGCGCATGGCCGGGCAGTTCGCCAAGCCTCGTTCATCGGGCGATGAAACCATCGGCGACATCACCCTGCCCGCCTACCGCGGCGACATCGTCAACGGCATCGGCTTCGACGCCAAAAGCCGCATCCCCGACCCGGAGCGCCTGCTGCAGGCCTATCACCAGGCTACCGCCAGCCTCAACCTGCTGCGCGCTTTCGCCCAGGGCGGGTTTGCCGACCTGCACCAGGTGCACAAGTGGAACCTGGACTTCATCGCCAACTCGGCGCTGGCCGACAAGTACCACCAGTTGGCCAACCGCATCGACGAAACCCTGGCGTTCATGCGCGCCTGCGGGCTGGATAGCGCGCCACAACTGCGCGAAACCAGCTTCTTCACGGCCCACGAAGCGCTGCTGCTGAACTATGAAGAAGCCTTCGTGCGCCAGGACAGCCTGACCGGCGACTACTACGACTGCTCGGCGCACATGCTGTGGATCGGCGACCGTACCCGCCAGCTGGATGGCGCCCATGTGGAGTTTTTGCGCGGCGTGCACAACCCGATCGGGGTCAAGGTTGGCCCCAGCATGAACCCCGAAGAACTGATCCGCCTGATCGACACGCTGAACCCGGCCAACGACCCTGGGCGCCTGAACCTGATCGTGCGCATGGGCGCGAGCAAGGTCGGCGACCACCTGCCGGGGCTGATCCGCACCGTCGAGCGCGAGGGGCGCAAGGTGCTGTGGAGCTCCGACCCGATGCACGGCAACACCATCAAGGCCAGCAGCGGCTACAAGACCCGCGACTTTGCGCAGATTCTGGACGAGGTAAAGCAGTTCTTCCAGGTGCACCAGGCCGAGGGCAGCCATGCCGGTGGCATTCATATCGAGATGACCGGGCAGAACGTCACCGAGTGCATCGGCGGTGCGCGGCCGATTACCGAGGATGCGTTGTCTGACCGTTATCACACCCATTGTGATCCGCGGATGAATGCCGATCAGTCGCTGGAGCTGGCGTTTCTGATTGCCGAAACCCTCAAGCAGGTGCGGCGCTGA
- the yofA gene encoding HTH-type transcriptional regulator YofA (*Name yofA) — MSQYQSLDADVLRTFVAIAEQGGFTRAGEVVNRTQSAVSMQMKRLEEDILQRQLFERDGRQVRLTAEGQVLLGYARRILKLHGEVFNTLRMPHMVGLVRIGTPDDYAMRFLPTILSSFAQAYPLVQVEVHCDSSKQLMLRQDLDLTIVTREPGNEVGQLLRQERLVWAAAEGFCPQEQRPMPVALFNTDCFCRAWTCNALEAQGIDYRIAYTSPSLAAIFAIVTAGLAVTAQLQSLIGGNIRILGEQDGLPQLPMANVMLLRNTQTQSPITDCMADYIVEGFK; from the coding sequence ATGTCCCAGTACCAAAGCCTCGATGCGGACGTTTTGCGCACCTTCGTTGCCATTGCCGAGCAAGGCGGCTTCACCCGCGCCGGTGAAGTGGTCAACCGCACTCAGTCAGCGGTAAGCATGCAGATGAAACGCCTGGAAGAGGACATCCTGCAGCGCCAGCTGTTCGAGCGCGACGGCCGCCAGGTACGCCTTACAGCCGAGGGCCAGGTGCTGCTGGGTTATGCCCGGCGCATCCTCAAGCTGCATGGCGAGGTGTTCAACACCCTGCGCATGCCGCACATGGTCGGGCTGGTGCGCATTGGCACGCCGGACGACTACGCCATGCGCTTCCTGCCAACCATCCTGTCAAGCTTTGCCCAGGCCTACCCGCTGGTGCAGGTGGAGGTGCATTGCGATTCGTCCAAGCAGCTGATGCTGCGCCAGGACCTGGACCTGACCATTGTCACCCGTGAGCCGGGCAACGAGGTTGGCCAGTTGCTGCGCCAAGAGCGGCTGGTGTGGGCCGCCGCCGAAGGCTTTTGCCCGCAAGAACAGCGGCCAATGCCCGTGGCGCTGTTCAACACCGACTGCTTCTGCCGGGCCTGGACCTGCAATGCCCTGGAAGCACAGGGCATCGACTACCGCATTGCCTATACCAGCCCCAGCCTGGCGGCGATTTTTGCGATTGTCACGGCAGGCTTGGCGGTGACAGCGCAATTGCAGAGTTTGATTGGCGGGAACATTCGCATTCTGGGTGAGCAGGACGGGTTGCCGCAGTTGCCAATGGCCAATGTGATGCTGTTGCGTAACACCCAGACCCAGTCACCCATCACCGACTGCATGGCCGATTACATCGTTGAAGGGTTCAAGTAA
- the speE gene encoding Polyamine aminopropyltransferase (*Name speE) has product MTAEREERLLARVEDAFGVISVYEVDDYRFLEFGDAIEQSCVFTADPSWLEYDYTRAMLVGALCHEQPESALFLGLGAGTLTQACMKFLPLDDIEAIELRADVPRLAMEYMGLDDDPRLYVRIGDAIELLPTAEKADLLFVDLYTDHGPGVGHLAWNFLENCQQQLNPGGWLVINQWATDDGKPLGAALLRGLYHRHYWELPVKEGNVILLVPADLEQALDIEGLRARAEALAPQLGYSLEGLIREIRPAT; this is encoded by the coding sequence ATGACGGCGGAACGGGAAGAGCGGCTGCTGGCACGGGTAGAAGACGCTTTTGGCGTCATCAGCGTGTATGAAGTAGACGACTACCGCTTTCTGGAATTCGGCGATGCCATCGAGCAGAGCTGCGTGTTTACGGCCGACCCCAGCTGGCTGGAGTACGACTACACCCGCGCCATGCTGGTGGGGGCGTTGTGCCATGAACAGCCGGAGAGCGCGCTGTTTCTCGGCCTGGGTGCCGGCACGCTGACCCAGGCCTGCATGAAGTTTCTGCCGCTTGATGATATCGAGGCCATCGAGCTGCGCGCAGATGTACCGCGCCTGGCCATGGAGTACATGGGGCTGGATGACGACCCTCGGTTGTACGTGCGCATCGGTGATGCCATCGAGCTGCTGCCCACGGCAGAAAAGGCCGATCTGTTGTTCGTCGACCTGTACACCGACCACGGGCCGGGCGTGGGGCACCTGGCGTGGAACTTCCTGGAAAACTGCCAGCAACAGCTGAACCCGGGCGGCTGGCTGGTGATCAACCAGTGGGCCACCGACGACGGCAAGCCGCTGGGCGCGGCGTTGCTGCGCGGCTTGTACCACCGGCATTACTGGGAGTTGCCGGTGAAGGAGGGCAATGTGATCTTGCTGGTGCCGGCAGACCTTGAGCAGGCGCTGGATATTGAAGGGCTGAGGGCGCGGGCCGAGGCGCTGGCGCCGCAGTTGGGGTATAGCCTGGAAGGGTTGATCCGCGAGATTCGCCCGGCTACCTGA
- the efp gene encoding Elongation factor P (*Name efp): MKTGKELKPGTVLRIDNDPWLVQKAEFTKSGRNSAIMKTKLKNLLTGYKTETVYGADDKLDDVILDRKEATLSFISGDSYTFMDTTDYTMYELNAEDIEAVLPFIEEGMEDVCEAVFFEGRLVSVELPTTISRQVVYTENAARGDTSGKVMKPAKLKNGTELQVADFINIDEWIDIDTREGGVYKGRSKK, from the coding sequence ATGAAAACTGGTAAAGAACTGAAACCCGGTACCGTCCTGCGCATCGACAACGACCCGTGGCTGGTTCAAAAAGCTGAGTTCACCAAGTCGGGCCGTAACAGCGCGATCATGAAGACCAAGCTGAAGAACCTGCTGACCGGCTACAAGACCGAAACCGTATACGGTGCGGACGACAAGCTGGACGACGTGATCCTGGATCGCAAAGAAGCGACCCTGTCGTTCATCAGCGGTGACTCGTACACCTTCATGGACACCACCGACTACACCATGTACGAGCTGAACGCCGAAGACATCGAAGCCGTTCTGCCGTTCATCGAAGAAGGCATGGAAGACGTCTGCGAAGCCGTGTTCTTCGAAGGCCGTCTGGTATCGGTTGAACTGCCGACCACCATCAGCCGTCAGGTTGTCTACACCGAGAACGCTGCTCGCGGCGACACCTCGGGCAAGGTCATGAAGCCTGCCAAGCTGAAGAACGGCACCGAACTGCAGGTTGCCGACTTCATCAACATCGACGAGTGGATCGACATCGACACTCGCGAAGGTGGCGTGTACAAGGGCCGTTCCAAGAAGTAA
- the deaD gene encoding ATP-dependent RNA helicase DeaD (*Name deaD), giving the protein MTQETGGFAALDLNPNIVAAVVATGYEEPSAIQQQSIPIILAGHDMIGQAQTGTGKTAAFALPILNKIDVSKREPQALILAPTRELALQVATAFETYAKQMPGVNVVAVYGGAPMGPQLRAIRNGAQIVVATPGRLCDHLRRDEKVLSTVQYLVLDEADEMLKLGFMDDLEVIFDAIPATRQTVLFSATLPSSIRSIAERHLREPKHVKIQTKTQTVTAIDQAHLMVHADQKIPAVLRLLEVEEFDALIAFVRTKQATLDLAAALEAKGYKAAALNGDIAQNQRERVIDSLKDGRLDIVVATDVAARGLDVPRITHVFNVDMPYDPESYVHRIGRTGRAGREGRALLLVTPRERRMLQVIERVTGQKVAEARLPNAQAVLDARIKKLTSSLAPLVAEAEATHGELFDRLTTDLGCSARALASALLRKATNGQALDLAAVEREQPLVPGVGAPRGERSERPDRGERPDRGDRERRAPLPLAEGRVRCRTALGARDGIAAKNLLGAILNEGGLARDAIGRIQVRDSFSLVELPEDGLEKLLSKLKDTRVAGKQLKLRRYRED; this is encoded by the coding sequence ATGACCCAGGAAACCGGCGGCTTCGCCGCTCTCGATCTTAATCCGAACATTGTTGCTGCTGTTGTGGCTACCGGCTACGAAGAGCCGTCCGCCATTCAGCAACAATCGATCCCGATCATCCTCGCCGGTCACGACATGATCGGCCAGGCGCAGACTGGCACCGGCAAGACCGCTGCCTTCGCCCTGCCGATCCTCAACAAGATCGATGTGAGCAAGCGCGAACCGCAAGCCCTGATCCTGGCGCCAACCCGTGAGTTGGCGCTGCAAGTTGCTACCGCTTTCGAAACCTACGCCAAGCAGATGCCGGGCGTGAACGTGGTTGCCGTATACGGCGGTGCCCCGATGGGCCCACAGCTGCGCGCAATCCGCAATGGCGCGCAAATCGTCGTCGCCACCCCGGGCCGCCTGTGCGACCACCTGCGTCGTGACGAAAAAGTCCTGTCCACCGTGCAGTACCTGGTACTGGACGAAGCCGACGAGATGCTGAAGCTGGGCTTCATGGATGACCTCGAAGTGATCTTCGACGCAATCCCGGCTACCCGTCAGACCGTACTGTTCTCCGCTACCCTGCCGTCGTCGATCCGCTCGATCGCCGAACGCCACCTGCGCGAGCCCAAGCACGTCAAGATCCAGACCAAGACCCAGACCGTTACCGCGATCGACCAGGCTCACCTGATGGTCCACGCCGACCAGAAGATCCCGGCTGTGCTGCGTCTGCTGGAAGTGGAAGAGTTCGACGCGCTGATCGCCTTCGTGCGTACCAAGCAAGCCACCCTGGACCTGGCCGCCGCGCTGGAAGCCAAAGGCTACAAGGCTGCTGCGCTGAACGGCGACATCGCCCAGAACCAGCGTGAGCGCGTGATTGACTCGCTCAAGGATGGCCGCCTGGACATCGTCGTCGCCACCGACGTCGCCGCCCGTGGTCTGGACGTACCGCGCATCACTCACGTGTTCAACGTTGACATGCCGTACGACCCGGAATCCTACGTACACCGTATCGGCCGTACTGGCCGTGCCGGTCGCGAAGGCCGTGCGCTGCTGCTGGTCACCCCGCGTGAGCGCCGCATGCTGCAGGTGATCGAGCGTGTAACCGGGCAGAAAGTTGCCGAAGCCCGCCTGCCGAATGCCCAGGCCGTGCTGGATGCCCGCATCAAGAAGCTGACCTCGAGCCTGGCGCCGCTGGTAGCTGAAGCAGAAGCCACCCACGGTGAGCTGTTCGACCGCCTGACTACCGATCTGGGTTGCAGCGCGCGTGCTCTGGCTTCGGCCTTGCTGCGCAAAGCCACCAATGGCCAGGCGCTGGACCTGGCTGCGGTAGAGCGTGAGCAGCCGCTGGTGCCGGGCGTTGGTGCCCCGCGTGGTGAGCGTAGCGAGCGTCCTGATCGTGGCGAGCGCCCTGACCGTGGTGACCGCGAGCGCCGTGCGCCGCTGCCGCTGGCCGAAGGCCGTGTGCGTTGCCGTACCGCCCTGGGTGCCCGTGACGGTATCGCTGCCAAGAACTTGCTGGGCGCGATCCTCAACGAGGGTGGCCTGGCGCGTGACGCCATCGGCCGTATCCAGGTACGCGACAGCTTCAGCCTGGTCGAGCTGCCGGAAGATGGCCTGGAGAAGCTGCTGTCCAAGCTCAAGGACACCCGCGTGGCTGGCAAGCAGCTGAAGCTGCGTCGCTACCGCGAGGATTGA